Proteins from a genomic interval of Alteromonas macleodii ATCC 27126:
- a CDS encoding cryptochrome/photolyase family protein — protein sequence MTVPVSIMWFRQDLRVKDNPALNAACDMGKIVPIYIYDDTAPNGREPGGASKWWLHHSLSSLNKRLNGHLQIFKGDPQTLIPKLMKSFNAKGIFWNRCYEPWQINRDKTIKKTLIEHEYEAHSCNGSLLWEPMKVLKKDGTPYRVFTPYYKKGCLQVEEPRYPKAPPARITYADVDNDSDGLTSLDLLPSINWDATIEKEWSPGEDGAADNLADFIENSARKYKDGRDIPSANGTSRLSPHLHFGEVSPNQVWYAIKDKFGNSEDKSIETYLSELGWREFSYYLLFHFPTLPNKNFNEKFDKFPWRTDAKALKAWQKGNTGIPIVDAGMRELWQTGYMHNRVRMIVGSFLVKNLLLSWHEGERWFWDTLLDADLASNSASWQWVAGSGADAAPYFRIFNPILQGEKFDKKGNYVRKYCPELKKLSDKYIHKPWEAPSAILKDAGIELGKEYPKPIVDLKASRQRALDAFQTLKE from the coding sequence GTGACCGTTCCCGTTAGTATAATGTGGTTCAGACAAGACCTTCGTGTAAAAGACAATCCGGCCTTAAACGCTGCCTGTGATATGGGAAAAATTGTACCCATCTACATATATGATGACACTGCACCTAATGGCAGAGAGCCTGGGGGGGCAAGTAAATGGTGGCTGCATCATTCACTCTCGTCGCTCAATAAACGCTTGAACGGACATTTACAAATATTTAAGGGTGACCCACAGACACTTATTCCAAAGTTAATGAAGTCATTTAACGCTAAAGGTATCTTTTGGAATCGGTGCTATGAGCCATGGCAAATAAACCGCGATAAAACGATCAAGAAAACCTTAATCGAGCATGAATATGAAGCCCATAGCTGTAACGGCAGCTTACTATGGGAGCCAATGAAAGTATTGAAGAAAGACGGTACACCGTATCGCGTATTTACACCCTACTACAAGAAGGGCTGCCTGCAGGTTGAAGAGCCTCGTTATCCCAAAGCACCACCCGCACGTATTACTTATGCGGATGTCGACAACGACAGCGATGGATTAACATCGCTAGATTTACTCCCTTCCATCAACTGGGATGCAACCATTGAAAAAGAGTGGTCACCAGGCGAAGACGGCGCCGCTGATAATTTAGCTGACTTTATTGAAAATTCAGCACGTAAATACAAAGACGGCAGAGACATACCGTCAGCCAATGGGACATCGCGTTTGTCGCCGCATTTACACTTTGGTGAAGTGTCTCCAAATCAAGTTTGGTACGCGATAAAAGACAAGTTTGGAAATAGTGAAGACAAAAGCATTGAAACCTACTTGAGTGAGCTAGGTTGGCGCGAGTTCAGCTATTATTTGCTGTTCCATTTTCCTACTTTGCCTAATAAGAACTTCAACGAAAAGTTCGATAAGTTTCCTTGGCGCACAGATGCGAAAGCGCTCAAAGCGTGGCAAAAGGGAAATACAGGCATTCCTATCGTAGACGCTGGCATGCGCGAACTGTGGCAAACGGGCTACATGCATAATCGAGTTCGCATGATTGTGGGCTCGTTTTTAGTGAAAAATCTATTACTTAGTTGGCATGAAGGCGAGCGATGGTTTTGGGATACATTGTTGGATGCCGACCTTGCGAGTAACAGTGCTAGTTGGCAATGGGTTGCGGGTTCTGGCGCTGATGCTGCGCCTTACTTCAGAATATTTAACCCAATACTACAAGGCGAAAAATTTGATAAAAAGGGCAACTATGTGCGTAAGTATTGCCCTGAGTTGAAAAAGCTGTCAGACAAGTATATCCATAAGCCATGGGAAGCCCCTTCGGCGATATTGAAAGATGCAGGTATAGAACTTGGTAAGGAATACCCAAAACCTATTGTTGATTTAAAAGCATCGCGTCAACGCGCGCTAGACGCATTCCAAACATTAAAAGAGTAG
- a CDS encoding cryptochrome/photolyase family protein produces MAALILVLGDQLTETLPAIANAVKSKDTILMAEVREEATYVKHHKKKIAFLFSAMRHFAKALRDDNFNVNYVHYSDKNNQGDLLAQVKHELNGNDFDEVKVTMPGEYRLLKSMEQWENVLGIPVSICDDNRFLSSPQEFTDWAEGKKQLRMEFFYREMRRKHNVLMEGKNPIGGKWNYDAQNREAMPETQRVPKHSTFEIDDITSKVIELVKSEFSDHFGDINNFHFAVTRKDALSVLNTFIEERLPNFGQYQDAMVEGKPWLYHSHIAFYLNCGLLTPKEAIHAAEQAYHAGQVPLNSAEGFIRQILGWREYVRGFYWHFMPNLKTDNYFNNSRALPSFFWDAQTNMNCMRQCIKETQQNAYAHHIQRLMVIGNFSLLTELSPEEVQAWYLLVYADAYEWVELPNVAGMILYSDGGNLASKPYVASGSYINKMSNYCKNCGYQVSKKTGPKACPFNYLYWHFIDKHKEKLSNNHRMAMIYKTYGRMKEENIETMKQDASTFLTKLTKNEEV; encoded by the coding sequence ATGGCAGCACTCATTTTAGTTTTAGGCGATCAGCTTACCGAGACGTTGCCAGCGATTGCTAACGCAGTAAAAAGCAAAGACACAATTTTGATGGCGGAAGTACGTGAAGAAGCCACCTACGTTAAGCACCATAAGAAGAAGATAGCATTTTTGTTTAGCGCAATGCGTCATTTTGCCAAAGCGTTGCGAGACGACAATTTTAACGTTAACTATGTTCATTATAGCGACAAAAACAATCAGGGCGATTTACTCGCTCAGGTTAAGCATGAACTTAACGGAAATGATTTTGACGAAGTAAAGGTGACTATGCCCGGAGAGTACCGCTTACTCAAAAGCATGGAGCAATGGGAAAACGTGCTTGGCATACCCGTTAGTATATGTGATGACAATCGCTTTTTATCGTCCCCACAAGAATTTACGGACTGGGCTGAAGGCAAGAAACAACTTCGAATGGAGTTTTTTTACCGTGAGATGCGTCGCAAACACAACGTGCTCATGGAAGGAAAAAATCCCATTGGCGGTAAGTGGAATTACGATGCCCAGAATCGCGAAGCAATGCCTGAAACCCAGAGAGTACCGAAGCATTCTACGTTTGAGATTGATGACATTACTTCGAAAGTTATCGAGCTCGTAAAAAGCGAGTTTAGCGATCATTTTGGCGATATCAATAACTTCCACTTTGCGGTAACTCGAAAAGACGCACTCAGCGTATTGAATACTTTTATAGAAGAAAGATTACCTAACTTTGGTCAGTATCAAGACGCCATGGTGGAAGGCAAGCCTTGGCTTTACCATTCACATATCGCGTTTTATTTGAACTGCGGTTTATTGACGCCAAAAGAAGCCATTCATGCAGCCGAGCAAGCTTACCATGCAGGGCAAGTTCCACTGAATTCTGCTGAAGGGTTCATTCGCCAGATTCTGGGCTGGCGGGAGTATGTCAGAGGGTTCTATTGGCACTTTATGCCAAATCTAAAAACTGATAACTACTTCAATAACAGCCGCGCATTGCCCTCGTTCTTTTGGGACGCCCAGACGAATATGAACTGCATGCGCCAGTGTATTAAAGAAACGCAGCAGAACGCTTATGCCCACCACATACAAAGATTGATGGTTATTGGTAATTTTAGTCTTTTAACTGAACTTAGCCCTGAGGAAGTGCAGGCATGGTATCTGTTAGTGTATGCCGACGCATATGAATGGGTTGAACTTCCTAATGTTGCGGGCATGATTTTGTACAGCGATGGAGGTAACCTAGCAAGTAAGCCGTACGTCGCAAGCGGAAGCTACATCAACAAGATGAGCAATTACTGCAAAAATTGCGGATACCAAGTTTCTAAAAAGACCGGACCAAAAGCGTGCCCGTTTAACTACTTATACTGGCACTTTATTGACAAACACAAGGAAAAATTGAGCAACAATCACCGCATGGCCATGATCTATAAAACCTACGGGCGAATGAAAGAAGAAAATATCGAAACTATGAAGCAAGATGCCTCAACATTCCTGACTAAGCTAACGAAAAATGAAGAAGTCTGA
- a CDS encoding DUF2256 domain-containing protein has product MKKSDLPTKICPVCQRPFTWRKKWEKNWENVRYCSKRCASSKKSKHQEPC; this is encoded by the coding sequence ATGAAGAAGTCTGATTTACCCACCAAAATTTGTCCGGTTTGTCAGAGACCATTTACTTGGCGCAAAAAATGGGAAAAGAACTGGGAAAATGTACGTTATTGCTCAAAACGTTGCGCTTCATCAAAAAAGTCAAAACATCAAGAGCCTTGCTGA
- a CDS encoding MATE family efflux transporter, whose translation MSLSTKDAILHNPLIGTFFKQAFLSLIGLVALTTASLVDGIFIGQYVGASGLAAVSLLLPYITFLVALSLMLAIGGSVSIGTFMGKGDTKSASALFTQIIVVAVTLNIMLAVVSFVAEPFLFWLLHIPSDVVPLTREYLSVIRWVFIFQFSTMVFYYLVRADGYTKLATIALALGAVTNILLDALLVAYLEYGIKGAAYATAAAQIVQLSVLLLYFGDKNRAITFSTFNKPWRRVFRAVKNGLSEFTNEISVGVLFLVINTLLVINSGSIGVAAYSVVNYFIFLSIMLSFGIADALHLLVSYNRGASHTSRVNAFLLIALTTAFIAGLILTVCLLWFNHVFVALFIEPSQQQATKYAHTIILYVWPLFLVNGCNVLLSVFLTAIEKPLHSAVIALGRSILFPVSFLVLLFHFTPSPLANEGNDINISFLVALPAAEWVTFLLAVVLVYKHYFLKNTHM comes from the coding sequence ATGTCACTTTCTACAAAAGATGCAATCTTACACAACCCATTGATCGGCACTTTTTTTAAGCAAGCTTTCTTATCGCTCATAGGCCTTGTTGCTTTAACGACTGCAAGTCTAGTCGATGGCATCTTTATAGGACAATATGTCGGTGCATCTGGGTTAGCCGCAGTTTCATTACTATTACCCTACATCACCTTTCTGGTCGCTCTCTCGTTAATGCTAGCCATTGGAGGAAGCGTATCGATTGGTACTTTTATGGGGAAGGGCGACACAAAATCTGCCAGTGCGCTATTTACACAAATAATCGTTGTTGCTGTAACGCTTAATATTATGTTGGCAGTGGTAAGCTTCGTTGCAGAGCCTTTTCTATTCTGGCTTCTTCACATTCCGTCCGATGTCGTACCGTTGACTAGAGAGTATTTGTCAGTAATCCGATGGGTCTTCATTTTTCAATTTTCTACGATGGTGTTTTACTATCTTGTCCGTGCAGACGGTTACACCAAGCTTGCAACTATTGCATTAGCATTGGGTGCAGTGACAAATATTTTACTCGACGCATTATTAGTGGCGTACTTGGAATACGGTATTAAAGGCGCAGCTTACGCAACGGCTGCTGCTCAAATTGTGCAGCTCTCTGTACTACTTCTTTATTTTGGTGACAAAAATCGTGCAATAACCTTTTCGACGTTTAATAAGCCATGGCGTCGTGTATTCAGAGCCGTGAAAAATGGATTATCTGAGTTTACTAATGAAATTTCTGTGGGTGTTCTTTTTCTTGTAATTAACACTCTGCTCGTTATCAATTCTGGCAGCATTGGCGTTGCGGCATACAGTGTAGTTAACTACTTTATCTTTTTAAGCATTATGCTTAGTTTCGGTATAGCAGATGCGCTTCACCTGCTCGTCAGCTACAACCGCGGAGCGAGCCACACGTCACGTGTCAATGCTTTCCTGCTTATAGCGCTAACTACAGCATTCATAGCAGGGCTAATATTGACGGTTTGTTTACTGTGGTTTAATCATGTTTTTGTGGCGCTTTTTATCGAGCCTTCCCAACAGCAAGCTACTAAATACGCGCACACTATCATTTTATATGTTTGGCCACTGTTTCTTGTAAATGGCTGTAACGTACTGCTCAGTGTATTTTTGACTGCAATTGAAAAACCATTACATTCCGCTGTCATAGCGTTAGGTAGAAGTATTTTATTCCCTGTTAGTTTCCTAGTATTGCTATTTCACTTCACGCCATCGCCCCTGGCTAATGAAGGTAACGACATCAACATTTCCTTCCTTGTTGCGCTGCCTGCGGCTGAATGGGTGACCTTTTTACTCGCAGTGGTTTTGGTTTATAAACATTACTTCCTAAAAAATACCCACATGTAA
- a CDS encoding IucA/IucC family protein, which translates to MTSVAKKQANIASFQAFFNAYIKEIDSGVWHTKEDWVIRTGIQLQPNDNYAVELYLTSTNTRLSISASYRSTVGRHAFTAVFKQLPNSFQWEEVSLMNAILLLIDEIYSGSKESHELNDAVDEQSLELYARTIESHQIMALYLENRAGDPDLASNKFIDSEQAILFGHWLHPTPKSRQGMHRWQHELFTPELKSKFRLHYFAAKQDITLSNSAESISAFEILEDIVLSDGKDSTKTLIEKLRKDSLKLLALHPLQADWLCAKPHIQDLLNKGELIQLGELGPLFTPTSSVRTLYNAELNYMVKLSIPVKVTNSLRKNMHHELEAGVTLCRLLQRCGFSRLYPKFKFIDDPAYISLNAGDSKESGFELILRKNPFNSKNEITGLGGTQSIAALVQEPLAPGTYSRLAKIIHMLAQKEGEECADVALTWFDNYLDCAIEPAIRLFDQCGIALEAHQQNSLLDLSEGYPTAYYYRDNQGFYLSKERQQILETMEPRLAQCDDLFYGEQMIINRFTYYLFFNQLFAVINRLGADQLVQEGTLLQKVYTRLNSILPTLGSLGTAFVTSVLGREKLPFKANLLTRVEDVDELEAEDELAVYVWVTNPFKSVAVRSETPSLVCKQASKLEEVIADAC; encoded by the coding sequence ATGACTTCAGTAGCTAAGAAACAAGCTAATATCGCGTCGTTTCAAGCGTTTTTTAATGCTTATATTAAAGAAATCGATTCCGGTGTTTGGCACACAAAAGAAGACTGGGTAATTCGGACAGGAATACAGTTACAACCAAACGACAACTATGCCGTAGAGCTATATTTAACCTCTACTAATACTCGACTTTCAATATCAGCATCCTACCGCTCTACAGTAGGTCGTCATGCATTCACAGCAGTTTTCAAGCAACTCCCCAATAGTTTTCAATGGGAAGAAGTATCATTAATGAACGCTATTTTGTTGCTTATTGACGAAATATACAGTGGTAGCAAAGAGAGCCATGAGCTAAATGATGCAGTCGACGAGCAGAGTTTAGAGCTTTACGCCAGAACAATCGAAAGCCATCAGATTATGGCGCTTTACTTAGAAAACCGTGCTGGCGATCCCGATCTCGCAAGTAATAAGTTTATTGATTCTGAACAAGCTATACTTTTTGGTCATTGGTTACACCCTACGCCAAAGTCAAGACAGGGCATGCACCGATGGCAGCATGAACTTTTTACCCCAGAGCTAAAAAGCAAATTTAGACTGCATTATTTTGCTGCCAAGCAGGATATCACTCTTTCTAATAGTGCTGAGTCAATTTCAGCCTTTGAGATACTAGAAGATATTGTTTTAAGCGATGGCAAAGATTCTACAAAAACACTTATCGAAAAACTTCGAAAAGACAGTTTAAAGCTGCTGGCTCTGCATCCGCTTCAAGCGGATTGGTTGTGCGCTAAGCCTCACATTCAAGATCTGCTCAACAAAGGTGAGTTGATTCAATTGGGCGAATTAGGGCCTCTATTTACACCTACGTCTTCCGTCAGAACGTTGTATAACGCCGAGCTTAATTACATGGTTAAGCTATCGATACCAGTAAAAGTAACGAATTCGTTGCGAAAGAACATGCACCATGAGTTAGAGGCCGGAGTAACACTTTGTCGACTGCTTCAACGATGCGGCTTTTCAAGGCTTTATCCTAAATTCAAGTTCATCGACGACCCGGCTTATATTTCATTGAACGCTGGCGACTCAAAAGAAAGTGGGTTTGAGTTGATACTCAGAAAAAATCCATTTAACTCAAAAAATGAAATCACAGGGCTTGGCGGAACGCAATCTATAGCCGCCTTGGTCCAAGAGCCACTTGCACCAGGAACTTACTCGCGACTTGCCAAAATAATCCATATGTTAGCCCAGAAAGAAGGCGAGGAATGTGCTGATGTCGCGCTAACTTGGTTTGATAATTACCTAGACTGTGCAATTGAGCCAGCAATCAGACTTTTTGACCAGTGTGGTATAGCGTTAGAGGCGCACCAGCAAAATTCGCTTCTGGATTTAAGCGAAGGTTACCCAACTGCTTACTATTATCGTGATAACCAAGGGTTTTATTTGTCAAAAGAAAGACAGCAAATTCTTGAGACTATGGAACCGCGACTCGCTCAGTGCGATGACCTGTTTTACGGTGAACAAATGATAATTAATCGCTTCACATACTACCTATTCTTTAATCAATTATTCGCTGTCATCAATCGCCTAGGTGCCGATCAACTTGTTCAAGAAGGTACGCTACTTCAAAAAGTGTACACCAGGCTAAATTCCATTCTTCCCACTTTAGGTTCGTTGGGCACAGCATTCGTCACATCGGTATTGGGGCGAGAAAAACTGCCTTTCAAGGCCAATCTTCTGACTCGCGTTGAAGACGTGGATGAGTTAGAAGCCGAAGACGAGCTAGCTGTTTATGTCTGGGTAACCAACCCGTTTAAAAGCGTTGCGGTTCGAAGTGAAACGCCATCGCTCGTTTGTAAACAAGCGAGTAAATTAGAAGAGGTGATTGCTGATGCTTGCTAG
- a CDS encoding IucA/IucC family protein — MLASCTLDTTEEHLSVLTGTRGKVSCKNEKRVVRQLFEALIFEGLVDFCFEDGLFTFQVGDNFVTANGKQTLFSRVRLDANSIKINGDPLTLSDAAKVIHTLPCSRERQNKLVEELKHTLLLCRWNQQNLLQLSSRRALSYIRLESALIEGHPYHPCFKSRSGFSIEDHEKYGPEASNTFKLHWLAVKREYLSVNFNGEVEQSFWKRELGQSTYKNLSDSLRKHGGDNLRYCFLPVHPWQYDKLKPSLEKPLSNGDVYSLGLAGDDYQASISLRTLLNTSNVNKASVKLPLNIVNTSSLRTIEPHSVCTAPHISNWLANLIAEDEWLQSRDALTIQSEYAGISLKQSADSGENVSWADDLSPSLSVIFRDASVLNEPNYQTVPFAVLASTEVDGKPFVAHWIEKHGVEKWLEALFNTVVLPVWHLLIHHGIAIEAHAQNTSVVLKDGLPVKVILRDFHESLEFVPDFLANKSNVPEFDKINPEYVNAPANLYYWMEDVEALRELFVDTVFVYNLTELSFLFSEQNYCDENTFWSKVCSVLRSYNDSGVTPHSRINRLNIFETQVITESLLKKKLYASNAHEEFHHTITNPLAKFAKDTCGESYA, encoded by the coding sequence ATGCTTGCTAGTTGCACTTTAGACACTACCGAAGAGCATCTCAGCGTGCTTACAGGAACAAGGGGAAAAGTATCGTGTAAAAACGAGAAACGCGTTGTTCGACAATTATTTGAAGCGCTTATCTTCGAAGGCTTAGTTGATTTCTGCTTTGAGGATGGACTTTTCACTTTTCAAGTGGGCGACAATTTTGTAACAGCTAATGGCAAACAAACGCTTTTCAGTCGGGTTCGTCTAGATGCCAATTCTATTAAGATAAACGGTGACCCTCTTACGTTATCTGACGCAGCAAAAGTTATCCATACGCTTCCTTGCAGCAGAGAAAGACAAAATAAGCTAGTCGAAGAGTTAAAACATACACTGTTACTTTGCCGCTGGAATCAACAAAACCTGCTACAACTCTCAAGTAGACGAGCACTGAGCTATATTCGCTTAGAATCTGCTCTGATTGAGGGCCACCCGTACCATCCATGCTTTAAATCAAGAAGTGGCTTTAGCATTGAAGACCACGAAAAATATGGGCCTGAAGCCAGCAATACGTTTAAGCTTCATTGGCTTGCAGTAAAGCGTGAATACTTGTCCGTAAATTTCAACGGTGAAGTAGAGCAAAGTTTTTGGAAAAGAGAGCTAGGCCAATCTACCTATAAAAATCTGTCTGACAGCTTACGTAAACACGGCGGGGATAACCTACGTTACTGTTTTTTACCGGTTCATCCGTGGCAATATGACAAGCTAAAGCCTTCTCTTGAAAAACCGTTATCAAACGGTGACGTTTATTCTCTAGGCTTAGCTGGAGACGATTATCAAGCCAGTATTTCATTAAGAACCTTGCTCAATACAAGTAACGTTAACAAAGCGAGCGTCAAACTGCCGCTCAATATCGTCAACACGTCCTCTTTGCGTACTATTGAACCTCATTCAGTTTGTACTGCGCCACATATCTCAAATTGGTTGGCTAACCTAATAGCCGAAGATGAGTGGTTACAAAGCCGTGATGCGCTAACTATACAAAGTGAATACGCGGGCATTTCGCTGAAGCAATCAGCGGATAGTGGAGAAAATGTCAGTTGGGCTGATGATTTATCCCCAAGCCTTAGTGTTATCTTTCGCGATGCCAGTGTGCTGAACGAACCGAATTATCAAACTGTACCATTCGCCGTACTTGCAAGTACTGAAGTTGACGGAAAGCCTTTCGTGGCGCACTGGATTGAGAAACATGGAGTAGAAAAATGGCTAGAAGCGCTTTTTAACACGGTTGTTCTTCCCGTCTGGCATTTATTGATTCATCACGGTATAGCCATTGAGGCACATGCTCAGAATACGTCCGTTGTACTGAAAGATGGATTACCTGTGAAAGTCATTCTGCGGGACTTTCACGAAAGTTTAGAGTTCGTGCCTGACTTTCTTGCGAACAAAAGTAACGTACCAGAATTCGATAAGATTAATCCAGAGTATGTTAACGCACCTGCCAATCTTTATTACTGGATGGAAGACGTCGAAGCCTTGCGAGAGCTATTTGTCGATACCGTGTTCGTCTATAACTTGACCGAGCTGTCGTTTCTTTTCTCTGAGCAGAACTATTGTGATGAGAACACTTTTTGGTCAAAGGTATGTAGTGTCTTGCGTTCCTACAACGATAGTGGTGTGACGCCACATAGCCGAATTAACCGTCTCAATATATTTGAAACACAGGTTATTACTGAGTCGCTTTTGAAGAAAAAACTCTACGCAAGCAATGCGCATGAAGAGTTCCACCATACCATTACAAACCCTTTAGCAAAATTTGCCAAAGATACCTGCGGAGAATCGTATGCTTAG
- a CDS encoding AMP-binding protein encodes MLSIDDNVLSAQDISSKFKIFSNAPYLSSKKGSVAVCIESVSDWLSLCFYAKEAGLTVMPIHASTPEKLAKKYAENAGCYALIYQTLNNVIIFPKNEKPDNTPGLIQMSSGTTGAPKSIKRSWRSIDQEVSAYVAHFSAPNSMTPVIACPVTHSYGLICGIFVGLARGKHPRIFTSINPKHLLKALLKLEQPLLYSSPLMIDTVCMLWPKTSKLHAVMTSGTLMSGPVFERAKSKVEHFYQQYGCSEAGCVAISKTFESTNVIGEVLPHLNVKAGSSQSAPSEIVIKIKQPLDGQSAEIYTNDLGYFEDKDGVHQLCFVARQDDTIIVSGLNVYPKDVEDVVLSHPDIDDAVLFKVKDRSTGYRAYLQFCAPHRYSNEDKAALRSWCHKQLATYQVPFDFIQVDAIKRLPNGKVNRNEIAKNFQLEAETTAATA; translated from the coding sequence ATGCTTAGTATTGACGATAATGTCCTCTCAGCCCAAGACATCAGCTCGAAATTTAAAATCTTTTCAAACGCACCCTATCTGAGCTCAAAAAAGGGTAGTGTGGCTGTGTGCATAGAAAGCGTCAGCGACTGGCTTTCACTGTGTTTTTACGCGAAGGAAGCGGGCCTTACCGTGATGCCAATTCATGCCAGTACGCCAGAAAAACTAGCGAAAAAATACGCGGAAAATGCCGGTTGCTATGCCCTCATTTACCAAACTCTAAACAATGTAATTATATTCCCTAAAAACGAAAAGCCTGATAATACTCCAGGATTAATTCAAATGAGCTCTGGAACCACTGGTGCACCAAAGAGCATAAAACGGTCTTGGCGTAGTATCGATCAAGAGGTGTCTGCTTATGTTGCACATTTCAGTGCACCCAATTCAATGACTCCGGTGATTGCTTGCCCTGTTACTCATTCTTACGGGCTCATTTGCGGTATATTCGTTGGCCTTGCCAGAGGCAAGCACCCCAGAATCTTTACCAGTATAAACCCTAAACATTTGCTAAAAGCATTGCTCAAACTTGAGCAACCATTGCTGTATTCGTCACCGTTAATGATAGATACCGTATGTATGCTATGGCCCAAGACAAGCAAACTTCACGCGGTAATGACCTCTGGCACACTCATGTCAGGACCTGTCTTTGAGCGAGCCAAATCAAAAGTGGAACATTTTTATCAGCAGTATGGATGTTCTGAGGCCGGGTGCGTTGCAATAAGTAAAACCTTTGAAAGCACAAATGTAATAGGCGAAGTCCTTCCTCACCTTAATGTTAAAGCAGGCAGCAGCCAAAGCGCTCCCAGTGAAATAGTTATCAAAATCAAACAACCGCTTGATGGACAATCGGCCGAAATTTATACCAATGATCTCGGTTATTTTGAAGACAAAGATGGTGTGCACCAACTGTGCTTCGTTGCCCGCCAAGACGATACCATTATTGTATCGGGGCTTAATGTGTACCCCAAAGACGTGGAAGACGTTGTGCTTAGTCACCCTGACATTGACGATGCCGTTTTATTTAAAGTAAAGGACAGAAGTACAGGCTATCGAGCTTATCTTCAATTTTGCGCGCCACATCGTTATTCGAATGAAGATAAGGCCGCGTTGCGAAGTTGGTGCCACAAGCAACTAGCCACATATCAGGTGCCGTTCGATTTCATACAGGTTGATGCGATCAAGCGCTTACCCAATGGGAAAGTAAATCGCAACGAAATTGCAAAGAATTTCCAGTTAGAAGCAGAAACAACAGCAGCTACAGCCTAG
- a CDS encoding DUF6005 family protein: MQKFSPRARLNEDLYIDSVLLMQLLIHLELNHDIEIPESAISQEDVNTVENLAHFILSYQQTNNIEVSDSVDEVPFEDIKVHCFVSCLCECIKASPKVDHRPFYFGVWDAEVVVNEDHMLAYHDESISHDFFIQWYKEIYGVEVTSWYNNEQTKAQNIANLERLLYDATPSQNIMVMLDMYLLPERENKFNQNPFPHYVMLKKTEDTERWLMLDPDFRWEGEVKRKDVLNAISSPHVAGGYVFDSNHITHSSLQAISSYFDATFFPEHNVLTDAIRKVIVAHQKKSADRALLGNALKQIPVLAIRKYAYEHGFAFFWRDIGFPEVTFELWCDEIEKLVSTYKAIQYRAIKLSELAKENQDTLPLFDELFTLLNEQDTTERKIKCKLQTVYQDWLVFHNLQDKKANNTVGVENLEAAV; encoded by the coding sequence ATGCAAAAATTTTCTCCACGAGCTCGTTTAAACGAAGATCTCTATATTGATTCAGTGTTGCTTATGCAGTTGCTTATCCATTTAGAGTTGAATCACGATATTGAAATACCAGAAAGTGCAATATCTCAGGAGGATGTTAATACTGTCGAGAACCTTGCTCACTTCATTTTATCTTATCAGCAAACCAACAACATTGAGGTAAGTGATAGTGTAGATGAAGTGCCTTTCGAAGACATTAAAGTCCACTGTTTTGTAAGCTGTTTGTGTGAATGTATAAAAGCATCCCCCAAAGTCGATCATCGTCCTTTTTATTTTGGTGTGTGGGACGCGGAGGTAGTCGTCAATGAAGACCACATGCTTGCCTATCACGACGAATCTATTAGCCACGACTTTTTTATTCAATGGTATAAGGAAATTTATGGCGTAGAGGTTACCTCTTGGTATAACAATGAACAGACGAAAGCTCAGAACATTGCCAATTTGGAAAGGTTGCTCTATGACGCAACGCCTTCCCAGAACATCATGGTAATGCTAGATATGTACTTATTACCTGAGCGAGAAAATAAGTTTAACCAGAATCCTTTCCCTCACTATGTAATGCTAAAGAAGACGGAAGATACGGAACGGTGGCTTATGTTGGACCCAGACTTCAGGTGGGAAGGAGAAGTTAAGCGTAAGGATGTTCTCAACGCTATTTCATCACCACATGTTGCGGGGGGCTACGTATTTGATAGTAATCATATAACGCATTCTTCTCTGCAAGCTATTTCCAGTTATTTCGATGCTACATTTTTCCCTGAACACAACGTGTTAACGGATGCAATCCGGAAAGTCATTGTAGCTCATCAAAAAAAATCTGCTGATAGAGCATTACTGGGTAATGCCCTTAAGCAAATCCCCGTTCTTGCAATTAGGAAATACGCCTATGAACATGGCTTTGCTTTTTTCTGGAGAGACATTGGATTTCCAGAAGTAACATTCGAGCTCTGGTGTGATGAAATAGAAAAGCTGGTTTCTACATACAAAGCAATACAATACCGAGCGATCAAGCTCTCTGAATTAGCTAAAGAGAATCAAGACACATTACCGTTGTTTGATGAACTTTTCACATTACTCAATGAGCAAGATACCACGGAGAGAAAAATTAAATGTAAGCTTCAAACTGTGTACCAAGACTGGCTAGTTTTTCACAACCTTCAAGATAAAAAAGCTAACAATACCGTGGGCGTAGAAAACTTGGAGGCCGCCGTATGA